A genomic stretch from Microcebus murinus isolate Inina chromosome 11, M.murinus_Inina_mat1.0, whole genome shotgun sequence includes:
- the MCIDAS gene encoding multicilin, translating into MQACGAGAAGRRAFDSICPNRMLGVPGRPLGKPGKLERKFAPPRKFFPGYTGCSPVSVYEDPPDAEPAALPALTTIDLQDLADCSSLLGSDAPPGGDPAASQNHSLQTEAAFDLQDFRDTVDDLIADSSSLMSPPLASGDFPFSPCDVSPFGPCLSPPLDPRALQSPPLHPADVPPPEQYWKEVADQNQRALGDALVENNQLHVTLTQKQEEIASLKERNVQLKELASRTRHLASVLDKLMISQSRDCGAAAEPFLLKATAKRSLEELFSAAGQDCQEVDAILREISERCDEALQNRDPKRPRLQAEPANRDSRPGNLHGAFRGLRTDCSPSALNLSHSELEEGGSFSTPIRSHSTIRTLAFPQGNAFTIRTANGGYKFRWVPS; encoded by the exons ATGCAGGCGTGCGGGGCCGGCGCGGCGGGACGCCGGGCCTTCGACAGCATCTGCCCCAACAGGATGCTGGGGGTGCCGGGCCGGCCCCTCGGCAAGCCCGGGAAGCTGGAGAGGAAG TTCGCCCCTCCGCGGAAGTTCTTTCCCGGATACACTGGCTGCAGCCCAGTGTCGGTGTACGAGGATCCCCCGGACGCGGAGCCCGCTGCGCTGCCAG CCCTCACCACCATAGACCTGCAGGACCTCGCGGACTGCTCCTCGCTACTCGGGTCCGACGCGCCGCCTGGTGGTGACCCGGCCGCCTCGCAG AACCATTCCCTCCAAACGGAAGCAGCCTTCGACCTGCAAGATTTCAGAGACACGGTGGATGATCTCATTGCAG ACTCGTCCTCTTTGATGTCACCTCCCCTTGCCAGCGGAGACTTCCCCTTCTCTCCTTGCGATGTATCACCATTCGGGCCCTGCCTCTCCCCGCCGCTGGACCCACGAGCCCTGCAGTCACCGCCGCTACACCCTGCAGACGTGCCCCCGCCTGAGCAGTATTGGAAGGAGGTGGCCGACCAGAACCAGAGGGCGTTGGGGGACGCGCTCGTTGAGAATAACCAA CTGCACGTAACGCTAACCCAGAAACAAGAGGAGATCGCGTCTCTCAAGGAGCGGAACGTGCAGCTGAAGGAACTCGCCAGCCGGACCCGGCACCTGGCCTCGGTGCTGGAT AAGCTGATGATCTCACAGTCCCGGGACTGCGGGGCGGCGGCCGAGCCCTTCCTGCTCAAGGCGACGGCCAAAAGGAGCCTGGAGGAGCTATTCAGTGCTGCAGGGCAGGACTGCCAGGAAGTGGATGCCATCCTGAGGGAGATTTCCGAGCGCTGCGACGAAGCCCTGCAGAACCGCGATCCCAAGCGGCCCCGACTGCAGGCAGAGCCGGCGAACAGGGACAGCAGGCCCGGGAATCTGCACGGCGCCTTCCGGGGGCTGCGCACCGACTGCAGCCCGAGCGCGTTGAACCTGAGCCACAGCGAGCTGGAGGAGGGCGGCTCCTTCAGCACCCCCATCCGCAGCCACAGCACCATCCGCACCCTCGCCTTCCCTCAGGGCAACGCCTTCACCATCCGCACAGCCAACGGGGGTTACAAATTCCGCTGGGTCCCCAGTTAA
- the CCNO gene encoding cyclin-O: MVAPCPTSPASPATGVGRRDNDQNLRAPVKKSRRPRLRRKQPLQPLNPCSLPGDSGVCDLFESPSSGSDSADSPTAWAGRRCNPLPGPTQPLVQLDLQNFRDYGQSCYAFRKAQESHFHPRESLARQPQVTAESRCKLLSWLIPVHRQFGLSFESLCLTVNTLDRFLTTTPVAADCFQLLGVTSLLIACKQVEVHPPRVKQLLALCCGAFSRQQLCNLECIVLHKLHFSLGAPTISFFLEHFTHARVEAGQVEVSEALEAQALAQGVAELSLADYAFTSYAPSLLAICCLALADRMLRLPRAVDLSPGEHPEAALQDCLGKLQLLVAINSTSLTHMLPLEICEKCSLSPSLK, translated from the exons ATGGTGGCTCCTTGTCCCACCAGCCCGGCGAGCCCTGCCACCGGGGTGGGGAGGCGGGACAACGACCAGAACCTCCGCGCCCCGGTGAAGAAGAGCAGGCGCCCGCGCCTCCGAAGGAAGCAGCCGTTGCAGCCCCTGAACCCGTGCTCGCTCCCCGGAGACTCTGGAGTTTGCGACCTGTTCGAGTCCCCCAGCTCCGGCTCGGACTCCGCAGACAGCCCCACGGCCTGGGCTGGGCGGCGTTGCAACCCCTTGCCCGGCCCTACCCAGCCGTTAGTGCAGCTAGATCTACAGAACTTCCGCGACTACGGCCAGAGCTGCTACGCCTTCCGCAAGGCTCAGGAGAGCCACTTCCACCCTCGGGAGTCGCTGGCGCGGCAGCCACAA GTGACCGCGGAATCCCGCTGTAAGCTGCTCAGCTGGCTGATCCCCGTGCACCGCCAATTCGGCCTCTCCTTCGAGTCGCTGTGCCTGACGGTGAACACTCTGGACCGCTTCCTCACCACCACGCCGGTGGCTGCAGACTGCTTCCAGCTGCTCGGGGTCACCTCGCTCCTCATCGCGTGCAAACAG GTGGAGGTGCACCCGCCGCGCGTGAAGCAGCTCCTGGCCCTGTGCTGCGGCGCCTTCTCCCGGCAGCAGCTCTGCAACCTCGAGTGCATCGTGCTGCACAAGCTGCACTTCAGCTTGGGCGCTCCCACCATCAGCTTCTTCCTCGAGCATTTCACGCACGCTCGCGTGGAGGCGGGGCAGGTTGAGGTCTCCGAAGCCCTGGAAGCGCAAGCCCTGGCTCAAGGCGTGGCGGAGCTGAGTCTGGCCGACTATGCTTTCACCAGCTATGCCCCCTCCCTGCTGGCCATCTGCTGCCTGGCGCTGGCTGATCGCATGCTGCGGCTCCCGCGCGCGGTGGACCTGAGCCCGGGAGAGCACCCGGAGGCGGCGCTGCAGGACTGCCTGGGCAAGCTGCAGCTGTTGGTGGCCATAAACAGTACCTCCCTGACTCACATGCTGCCCCTTGAAATCTGCGAGAAGTGCAGCCTGTCCCCGAGCTTGAAATAA